TTCGATGATGAAGATGGCGGCTGTTGCCGCCGGTATCAGGGGCAGCATCGACCTCACTCTTGGCGAACCGGACATATCTACGCCTCCGGAGATCTGTGAAGCGCTTTATGAAGCCGCAAAGGGCGGGGCGACACACTATGCGCCGGGAATGGGGCTTGCCGGACTGCGCTCTGCGATATCGGAGTACTGGATGCGCAGGTATGACCTGATATATGGCATAGACGAGATTTTTGTGACTACAGGCGGCAGTCAGGCCTCTTTTCTTGCGTTGCAGGCCTGTCTTGATCCAGGAGACGAAGTTATCCTCCTTGAACCCTGTTTCACGTTCTATGAACAGCAGGTGCTGCAAGCCGGCGGAGTGCCCGTCTACTGTATGAACGGCGTCGAACGGGGCTTTATTCCGGATCCGGCGGCGGTTGAAAGCAAAATAACTCCCAGGACAAAGGCAATCATAGTAAATTCCCCGTGTAACCCCACCGGAGCTCTATTCCCGCGCGGGATCCTGGAGGCCATTGCAAATATAGCCGAAAGATATGACCTTTTGGTTGTTTCGGATGAACTTTACGAGGCGTTCGCGTATTCAGGCGAACATGTCCCCTTTGCGTCGCTTCCCGATATGAAGGATCGCACCGTTATGATAGGCGGGATGTCCAAGAGCTACGCGATGACGGGCTGGAGGATAGGATATGCAATGGGTGCCCCGGCTATATTGAAAACCATGCAGATCATCGGCGTTGTTCAGACTATAAGTGTCAATACGATGGTCCAGATGGCGTCGGAATTCGCAATACGCAACTGCGACGGGCGCGTTAAGGATATCGTCAGCCTCTTCCGCAGACGGGTTGCATTTGCTGCCGAGGTATTCGGATCTTTGCCGGGCATAAAGACAGTCATGCCCGGCGGCAGTTTCTACCTCTTCCTGGATGTATCCGGCACAGGCATGAACGGATGGCAGTTTGCCATGAAAATTATCCAGGAGGCGGGCGTTGTCGTGATTCCAGGCGATTCCTTCGGTCCCCACTGCGGCAGCTATGTCAGGATCGCATGCACTGTTTCGGAGGAGAAGATGCAGGAGGCTGCGGATAGGATCAAAAAGCACATATACTGAAAACTGGCGTATCTGCCAACTTCAACAGCCCCGTTTATTCTTCCTTCGGCTGTTCGGCGCCAACGTCAAAAATTACCGTGTAAGCGTTTACGCGGCCCAGCCACTCTGTGGGCGTCACGGTGATCTCAGCCCACTTACCGATTTCAGGGACGTATTTCTTCATGGTACCCGCCCCGCCTGCTATAAACTCATTTGACAGGCGGTCTCCCCCTATTTTTATATCAGGCATAGTTTCTTCGGCCTTTTTATTTGCGAAAAGGATCTCATTATTGTCCGCATCGACAACATAGGCGCAGGAATCGAGCCGCGAGAGGTCCTCCTTAATAGTGCGTACCCTGTCTATGATCTTTCTCTTCGCAAGTTCCTTGAGCGTGAATGACGCTATTATCTGTCCTGACAGGATCACAGAGCGGATCTCCTTCTCAGTCAGGGTCTTTTCCCCCGTACAGCAGTCGAAGCCCAGAAAGCCCCTGAATGATCCGTTTTCCGTGAGAGCTATCTGTATAAGACTTGTTATGTTCTGTTTTTTAAACAGATCATGCATGTTTCCGGTATAAGTCTCCATGTCCATAAGGAATATCCCGTCATTGTCGAAGTTAAGGCGGTAATCCGGTCTGTCTGTCTCGTAGGAACAATTCTGCAGCAGCTGGATTGTAGGCTCAACCCCTTCATTGCATATCTCAAATACCTCAGAGAAATATCGATTGTCAGGAGAATTTTCGAAAATATATCCGCGGGCAAAGTTGAAGTGCCTCACAATAAGCTCTATAACGCTCTTTATTGCAATGCCCATGTCCTTTGCCCCGTAAAGTATCTTGAAGACATGAGTTTCGGGGTTGTCGACAAAATGTCCCTCTGTGCCGTTGATATTGTCTATATCTGCAAGATTGTTATTGTGTGCAAAACTGTCCCCCATATCAGGGTCATAAACCGTGATACATGCCTTACCGGAATTTTTCGCATGATAGAGTGCTATATCAGCCTTGTTGTATAAATCTCGGAACTCATTGCCGTCTTGCGGTGAAAAAACGAGCCCGATACTTGCGGTCAGGGGAATTTTTCCTCTGCCCCCGTTATGTAGATTTTTAAGCCTTTCACAAATGATCTCCGCCTTTTTAATTGCAATGCGGCTGTTGGGGATGTCCTTCATGAAGACGATGAACTCATCGCCGCCTATGCGTCCTGTTATATCTGTCGAACGGAATGTCTCC
This portion of the Synergistaceae bacterium genome encodes:
- a CDS encoding aminotransferase class I/II-fold pyridoxal phosphate-dependent enzyme gives rise to the protein SMMKMAAVAAGIRGSIDLTLGEPDISTPPEICEALYEAAKGGATHYAPGMGLAGLRSAISEYWMRRYDLIYGIDEIFVTTGGSQASFLALQACLDPGDEVILLEPCFTFYEQQVLQAGGVPVYCMNGVERGFIPDPAAVESKITPRTKAIIVNSPCNPTGALFPRGILEAIANIAERYDLLVVSDELYEAFAYSGEHVPFASLPDMKDRTVMIGGMSKSYAMTGWRIGYAMGAPAILKTMQIIGVVQTISVNTMVQMASEFAIRNCDGRVKDIVSLFRRRVAFAAEVFGSLPGIKTVMPGGSFYLFLDVSGTGMNGWQFAMKIIQEAGVVVIPGDSFGPHCGSYVRIACTVSEEKMQEAADRIKKHIY